A segment of the Entelurus aequoreus isolate RoL-2023_Sb linkage group LG23, RoL_Eaeq_v1.1, whole genome shotgun sequence genome:
TACAGACTAAGGACGACTAAGCAAAAGGACAAAGTGGCGTACAGACTAAGGACGACTAAGCAAAAGGACAAAGTGGCGTACAGACTAAGGACGACTAAGCAAAAGGACAAAGTGGCATACAGACTAAGGACGACTAAGCAAAAGGACAAAGTGGCGTACAGACTAAGGACGACTAAGCAAAAGGACAAAGTGGCGTACAGACTAAGGACGACTAAGCAAAAGGACAAAGTGGCGTACAGACTAAGGACGACTAAGCAAAAGGACAAAGTGGCGTACAGACTAAGGACGACTAAGCAAAAGGACAAAGTGGCGTACAGACTAAGGACGACTAAGCAAAAGGACAAAGTGGCGTACAGACTAAGGACGACTAAGCAAAAGGACAAAGTGGCGTACAGACTAAGGACGACTAAGCAAAAGGACAAAGTGGCGTACAGACTAAGGACGACTAAGCAAAAGGACAAAGTGGCGTACAGAGTAAGGACGACTAAGCAAAAGGACAAAGTGGCGTACAGACTAAGGACGACTAAGCAAAAGGACAAAGTGGCGTACAGACTCCCATCCTCTTGGCCACGCCGCATGTGTACTCACTGTGTCCGTCACCACGGCAACCCTGGGAGACCCCGGTGGAGACGGCGGGCATGAGCGCATGTTGGATGGCCATCTCCCACATCCGAGACACGTCCTGACCTGCGCCGCTCACCTGCCACGCCCacaagatgctaacattagcatgctaaactcCTTGCTTGGTGGATCCAAaacaaatgctaacagttagcacgctagccagatagcgtcaagtaagaGAATATAGGACTACCAGGTGTCCACGAGAAAAATAAGCTAACAATGCTAGCATGCTGTCGTCCGcctgctaacacgctaacattagcatggtaaccagTTAAAACGCTGCTGACGTCagcctgctaacatgctaacattagcatggtagtcAGTTAAAAGGCTACTGCATCagcctgctaacatgctaacattagcatggtaaccagCTAAAACGTTGCTGACGTCAGccggctaacatgctaacattagcatggtagccAGTTAAACCGCTGCTGACGTCAGCCTGCtaacatactaacattagcatggtagtcAGTTAAAAGGCTACTGCATCagcctgctaacatgctaacattagcatggtaaccagCTAAAACGCTGCTGACGTCAGccggctaacatgctaacattagcatggtagccAGTTAAAACGCTGCTGACATCAGcctgctaaaaagctaacattagcatgctaaactcGCTGCTTGATGGATcaaaaaaatgctaacagttagcacgccagccagatagcgtcaagtaagaAAATATAGGACTATCAGGTGTCCACAAGAAAAATAAGctaaaaaggctagcatgctgACGTCAGcctgctaacacgctaacattagcatggtaaccagCTAAGACGCTGCTGACGTCagcctgctaacatgctaacattatcatggtAACCAGTTAAACCGCTGCTGATGTCagcctgctaacatgctaacattagcatggtagtcAGTTAAAAGGCTACTGCATCagcctgctaacatgctaacattagcatggtaaccagTTAAACCGCTGCTGACGTCagcctgctaacatgctaacattagcatggtaaccagTTAAACCGCTGCTGACGTCagcctgctaacatgctaacattagcatggcagCCAGTTAAACCGCTGCTGACGTCagcctgctaacatgctaacattagcatggtaaccagTTAAAACGCTGCTGACGTCagcctgctagcatgctaacattagcatggtaaccagCTAAAATGCTGCTGACGTCAGGCTGCTaacatgataacattagcatggtagccAGTTAAACCGCTGCTGACGTCAGCCTGCgaacacgctaacattagcatggtaaccagTTAAAACGCTGCTGACGTCagcctgctaacatgctaacattagcatggtaaccagTTAAACCGCTGCTAAAGTCAGccggctaacatgctaacattggcatggtAGCCAGTTAAAACGCTGCTGACGTCagcctgctaacatgctaacattagcatggtgacCAGCTAAAACGCTGCTGACGTCAggctgctaacatgctaacattagcatggtgacCAGTTAAACCGCTGCTGACGTCAGCCTGCtaacatactaacattagcatggtagtcAGTTAAAAGGCTGCTGACGTCagcctgctaacatgctaacattagcatggtgacCAGCTAAAACGCTGCTGACGTCagcctgctaacatgctaacattagcatggtagccAGTTAAAAGGCTGCTGACGTCagcctgctaacatgctaacattagcatggtaaccagTTAAACCGCTGCTGACGTCAGcctgctaacacgctaacattagcatggtaaccagTTAAAACGCTGCTGACGTCAggctgctaacatgctaacattagcatggtgacCAGCTAAAACGCTGCTGACGTCAggctgctaacatgctaacattagcatggtagccAGTTAAAAGGCTGCTGACGTCagcctgctaacatgctaacattagcatggtaaccagTTAAACCGCTGCTGACGTCagcctgctaacatgctaacattagcatggtaaccagTTAAACCGCTGCTGACGTCagcctgctaacatgctaacattagcatggtaaccagTTAAAACGCTGCTGACGTCagcctgctaacatgctaacattagcatggtaaccagTTAAACCGCTGCTGACGTCagcctgctaacatgctaacattagcatggtaaccagTTAAAACGCTGCTGACGTCAGCCTGCtaacatgccaacattagcatggtagCCAGTTAAACCGCTGCTGTCagcctgctaacatgctaacattagcatgaacaATGTAACCAAAGATATGGTTCgggtgtatgcttttaaaatgaGCTTAAAACAAAGATAGCATGCTatcttacattagcatgctagcgatGCTAAAGCGGTTGACAAATGCGGAGGTAGCAACAACATATTTTAGGTTCTGGGGTCACCAGCACGTTGGTGTTCGGCCTGGCGGAGTCGTCCCTCTGCAGGTTCTCGCCCACGTAGTACACCAGCGAGGTGGAGGCGATCTCGAAGCAGTGCGGGTTGGCGCCGTCAGGTAGCGGCGTTAGCGTCTGGGCGGGTTCCAGGGACAAGATCTCTGCCAACGGGATCTCCTGCAGGGAAGAAACTTTATTGGACGCGCTTTTCTCCTCTTTTGTCGACCAGCTGGTGTCTTAGACGCTGGAGGACAAGATGCTAAAGCACGATGCTAAAGCACGATGCTAAAGCAAGATGCTAAAGCAAGATGCTAAAGCGAGATGCTAAAGCAAACGCTACCTTGTAATATTTACTTCCGGTGTCGTTCTGGTACAACGTGATGCATTTACTGTCCAGGCGCCAGTAGTGTCTCTTCCTCTGAAACCAAACAAATGCTACTGTTAAGCTACATGCTACAAGCTATGCTACATGCTATAAACTATGTTTACATGCTACATGCCATGCTACGTGCTATAATCTATGTTACATACCACATGCTACAAGTTATGCTACTTGCTGTAAGAACTGTTATATGCTAAATGACACATGCTTTACGCTATGCTACATGCTAAAATATATGCTACATGCTATAAACTATGTTTACATGCTACATGCCATGCTACGTGCTATAATCTATGTTACATACCACATGCTATAAGTTATGCTACTTGCTATAAGTACTGTTATATGCTACATGACACATGTTTTACGCTATGCTACATGCTAAAATCTATGCTACATGCTATAAACTATGCTACATGCCACATGCTATAAGCTATGTCACATGCTATAAACTATGTTACATACCACATGCTACAAGTTATGCTACTTGCTATAAGAACTGTTATATGCTACATGACACATGCTTTAAGCTATGCTACATGCTAAAATATATGCTACATGCTATAATCTATGTTACATACCACATGCTACAAGTTATGTTACTTGCTATAAGAACTGTTATATGCTACATGACACATGCTTTACGCCATGCTACATGCTAAAATCTATGTTACATGCTATAAGCTATGGTACATGCCACATGCTATAAGCTATGTCACATGCTATAAACTATGTTACATGCTACATGCCATGCTATGTGCTATAATCTGTGTTACATACCACATGCTATAAGTTATGCTACTTGCTATAAGAACTGTTATATGCTACACGACACATGCTTTACGCTATGCTACATGCTAAAATATATGCTACATGCTATAAGCTATGCTACATGCCACACATGCTATAAGCTATGTCACATGCTATAAACTATGTTACATGCTACATGCCATGCTACGTGCTATAATCTGTTACATGCCACATGCTACAAGTTATGCTACTTGCTATAAGAACTGTTATATGCTACATGACACATGCTTTAAGCTATGCTACATGCTAAAATCTATGCTACATGTAACATGCTATAAGCTATGATACATCGCATCTGACATGATACATGCTAACAGCTATGCTCAATGCTACATAAAATTACGCTACATGCTATAAACTATGCTAAAGGCTATAATCTATGCTACATGTTACACGCTATTAGCTATGCTACGTGCTATAAGCCATGTTACAAACCACATGCTATAAGCTATGCTACTTGCTAAAAGAACTGTTATACGCTACATGGCACATGCTTTAAGCTATGCTACATGCTAAAATCTATGCTACATGTTACATGCTATAAGCTATGCTACATGCTGTAAACTATTTTACATGCAACATTATATAGGCTATaccacatgctacatgctacataatGTAATCTATGTTACATGTGACATGCTACAAGTCACATCTAACGTGATAAATGCTAACAGCTATGCTCCGTGCTACAGGCTACCAGGTATATGCTATAAACTACGCTACATGCTATATGCTATAATCTATGCTACATGCTGGTGTGGAGTACCAAGGTGTCTTTGCTGGTGAAGTGGACCATCCAGCCCTCCTTCATCACGCTGCTGTTCTTCCTCTTGGTGTGTTTGACCGACTGCACCACCCGCATCAGGGGGATGTTGTTACTGGTGGACGGGCTGCAGGGGGGGGTGAGGTAAAGCAGAAGCCGAAAGATCAGGCCTCAATCCCGGGTCCCATTGTTGAACTAACACACTTGGCTGGACTCAAATGTTTCGCATGTAGTCAACAACCACACCCACGTTATATTACAGGGCACTTCTGGGTACCTGATGGCCCGGTTGGACTCATCCAGATCAGGGTCCTGCAGTTCGTTGAGGTCACCCGCCCCTGCCTCCAGGAGACTTCCTTCAGACATCAACATTTCGTCCATGTCGTCCAGAAGGCCGCCGCCTTGGTCGTGCTCATCGAGGCAACCCTCCAACGTGCCCGGGTCGAAGTCCGCCCCCGGGCTCAGCAGCTCTGTAGGTGGAAACCAcatcggcatacttgccaaccctcccgatttttccgggagactcccggatttcagtgcccctcccgaaaacctcccggggagattattctcccgaatttctcccgattttaccccagacaacaatatttagGGCgtacacatgttgtatgcggcttctgcacacacacgtaagtgactgcaagacatacttggtcaacagccacaccaaacaagaatgacaaacacatttcgggagaacatccgcaccgtaacacaacataaacacaacagaacaaatacccagaatcccctgcatccctaactcttccgggctacaatatacacccccgctaccaccaaaccccgccccgcccacctcaacccgccccaatctcccgaattcgaaggtctccaggttggcaagtatgcacatcGGGCGTCTGTGTGTGTCCCTTTTTTGTTTTTGCGGGACCAAGGTTAGGTGAACTCCAGAACTCCAGAACTTGCCTCCGTTTTCGCCCAGACAGTTGTTCGGCACCTTGGCAGCACAGCGTTTGTGGCAGTTCAACTTACAATCTgaccagaagaagaagaagaagatgacttTCTCTGCGTGTGTTGAGGGACACGATGAGGAACATGTACATGAGGTGGGACATGAACTGCCGGACTCACCTTTGCACTGCAGGCCCTGCCTGAAGAGGCCCTTGAGCAGCTTTTTGCAGTGCTGGCAGACGGTGGGTCGGGTGTAGGAGTGGATGAGGAAGGTGTGAGGGACTTTCACTTTGGACAGCAGCAGCTTGTCCAACTCGATGGGCCGGCCAATGTACGACTGCGAGCTGGAGCGCCGCTCTCGGCCGGGGAAGTAGTCCTTCTGTGGCGAGCAGAGGCGGAGTCAGAGGTGGTGGTGTCATGGCGACGCAACAGTGTGAAGGAAatgtgttatcattttacctCCATGTTGGGACTGACGGGCGACTGCAAAGCCAGAGAAGAAGTCATGCTAACGCTAACACTTTAACACACTTCAAAGCACTTCAACGTACGCACCAGCAAAGCGTCGTCGCTGTAGTGGGGGGGAGAGGGCTCGGCGGATAGGGGCCGGGGCATGACGACCATCCCGGCTGTCAGCGAGACGTTGGACGGGCGCCGCCTCCTCACGCCGCTGCAGTTGTTTGGGATTTTGAAGGCACACCGCTTGTGGTAGTTCAGTCCGCAGCCTGCAGAGAACGCGCCGAGTCAGCGAGCGTCCTTACGGGAGACGACGGGGACGAAGAAGAAGAGTTCACACCTTCACATTTGAGGCCCTGCCGCACCAACCCCCACAGCATCTCGCCACAGTGGTCGCAGAAATTTGGCGCGCGGTACGAGTGCACGAATAGGCAATGAGGGCGGATCTGGAAGTCCTCCACCGTGGTCGAAGCTGCACGAGTGACACATGATACAAGATGACGCTACACGATAGCTGTCAAGGTTCGCTCGAGGAAGGACAAGTCAAAGGCAGAGCGGGTACAGGTGGTTTATTCCAGGCAAGGTTCAATACAACAAAGGCAGAGGTAACAGAGGCGTGAGGCAATGGGTTAGGGTAAAGGTGAGGCCGGGTCCGTGGAACGACAGGACATGACATGAATGGCAACAAACTCGCAACACAACCGACTGACAGAGGAGTCTATATAGGCCAGGCCATGAGTTGTGGGGGGAAGCACTTGGGTGGGCATTGACGGACACTGATTGGGAACACCTGGGCGGGCAAGAGGCAGGAACGACAGAACCCTCCCCTCGAAGGCATGCTTCCGATGGCCCGGGAGGTTTAGGATAAGCAACCTAAAAATCTCTAATGTGTGGGGGCTCGACAATAAACAGCGGAGGTACCCGCCAGTGCTGTTCAGGCCCATACCCTCCCCAGTCAACCAAGCACTGGTATCTACTACCGCGGCGCCTTACATCTGACAGCCAAGCCACAATGTAAATGGGCCCACCATCCAAAAGCCGGGCAAGGTGGGAGTGAACAAGGGGTTGGTTTTAGCAGGTTTAGTCTGACTGACGTGGTACGGAGGGTGTTTTCGCATGGACCTGGGTAATTTAAGACTGATGGAAACAGGATTGATGCATTTGGATATGGAAAGCAGACCTACCCAAGGTTTTTTTAGACTCCACCCGTAATTGAAGATTCCGGGTGGCCAACTAGACTTTCTGGCCAACAGGATGCTCTGCCTTCTAGTACGATCGCTCGCAGCCAGACTGGCGTTTGAGATAACTACGAGTTTCCTCCCGGGTTTTTTTGCAGCGTCGTACCAGAGACCAAACCCAACTCGATAGGGGGAAAATCGGTAGATGAAGATGGGAGCGTATTATGCGCCATCTCCACCCACAATATCTAGAGGTTAGGCACTGcagtttgggctccagtacttgGTTCAGCCCCTCTGCCTGACAATTGA
Coding sequences within it:
- the prkd1 gene encoding serine/threonine-protein kinase D1 isoform X3, which codes for MLWGLVRQGLKCEGCGLNYHKRCAFKIPNNCSGVRRRRPSNVSLTAGMVVMPRPLSAEPSPPHYSDDALLSPVSPNMEKDYFPGRERRSSSQSYIGRPIELDKLLLSKVKVPHTFLIHSYTRPTVCQHCKKLLKGLFRQGLQCKDCKLNCHKRCAAKVPNNCLGENGELLSPGADFDPGTLEGCLDEHDQGGGLLDDMDEMLMSEGSLLEAGAGDLNELQDPDLDESNRAISPSTSNNIPLMRVVQSVKHTKRKNSSVMKEGWMVHFTSKDTLRKRHYWRLDSKCITLYQNDTGSKYYKEIPLAEILSLEPAQTLTPLPDGANPHCFEIASTSLVYYVGENLQRDDSARPNTNVLVSGAGQDVSRMWEMAIQHALMPAVSTGVSQGCRGDGHKDISLSFSVSNRHIQENVDINSVYQIFPDEVLGSGQFGIVYGGKHRKSSRDVAIKIIDKLRFPTKQESQLRNEVAILQNLHHPGVVNLECMFETPERVFVVMEKLHGDMLEMILSSEKGRLPERITKFLVTQILVALRHLHFKNIVHCDLKPENVLLASADPLPQVKLCDFGFARIIGEKSFRRSVVGTPAYLAPEVLRNKGYNRSLDMWSVGVIIYVSLSGTFPFNEDEDINDQIQNAAFMYPPHPWKKVSQEAMDLINNLLQVKMRKRYSVDKTLSHPWLQDYQMWLDLRSLEGRVDERYVTHESDDLRWRRHAQIGGPAYLGDGRGAELYGERKEELETLSERVSEL
- the prkd1 gene encoding serine/threonine-protein kinase D1 isoform X2 is translated as MYEKILLFRHDSSSENMLQLLRSASQIQEGDLLEAVLSASTTVEDFQIRPHCLFVHSYRAPNFCDHCGEMLWGLVRQGLKCEGCGLNYHKRCAFKIPNNCSGVRRRRPSNVSLTAGMVVMPRPLSAEPSPPHYSDDALLSPVSPNMEKDYFPGRERRSSSQSYIGRPIELDKLLLSKVKVPHTFLIHSYTRPTVCQHCKKLLKGLFRQGLQCKDCKLNCHKRCAAKVPNNCLGENGELLSPGADFDPGTLEGCLDEHDQGGGLLDDMDEMLMSEGSLLEAGAGDLNELQDPDLDESNRAISPSTSNNIPLMRVVQSVKHTKRKNSSVMKEGWMVHFTSKDTLRKRHYWRLDSKCITLYQNDTGSKYYKEIPLAEILSLEPAQTLTPLPDGANPHCFEIASTSLVYYVGENLQRDDSARPNTNVLVSGAGQDVSRMWEMAIQHALMPAVSTGVSQGCRGDGHKDISLSFSVSNRHIQENVDINSVYQIFPDEVLGSGQFGIVYGGKHRKSSRDVAIKIIDKLRFPTKQESQLRNEVAILQNLHHPGVVNLECMFETPERVFVVMEKLHGDMLEMILSSEKGRLPERITKFLVTQILVALRHLHFKNIVHCDLKPENVLLASADPLPQVKLCDFGFARIIGEKSFRRSVVGTPAYLAPEVLRNKGYNRSLDMWSVGVIIYVSLSGTFPFNEDEDINDQIQNAAFMYPPHPWKKVSQEAMDLINNLLQVKMRKRYSVDKTLSHPWLQDYQMWLDLRSLEGRVDERYVTHESDDLRWRRHAQIGGPAYLGDGRGAELYGERKEELETLSERVSEL